One window of Halorussus sp. MSC15.2 genomic DNA carries:
- a CDS encoding TrkA family potassium uptake protein — protein sequence MYIVIVGAGNIGTPLIEIATAGGNEVVVIEKDEKKAERAASTHDCLVLNDDATIKDTLVDAGIDRADALISTTDQDATNIMVSLLGQELEVPNIVSVVHDADHMELFRRIGVHTMQNPQRLIAEYLYRAVKRPSIIDYMRIGDEAEVFEISVGSDAAIAGKTIQQAATEGLLPDDMLIVAVERDDSNKPVTPRGNTEVRAGDVLTVYSERGATPEVTDVFGHFEDHDTHPDDA from the coding sequence ATGTACATCGTAATCGTCGGCGCTGGCAATATCGGCACGCCGCTCATCGAGATTGCAACGGCCGGTGGTAACGAGGTCGTCGTCATCGAGAAAGACGAGAAGAAGGCCGAGCGGGCCGCCTCGACGCACGATTGTCTCGTTCTCAACGACGATGCGACGATAAAGGACACGCTGGTCGATGCCGGTATCGACCGCGCGGACGCTCTCATCTCTACGACCGACCAAGACGCGACCAACATCATGGTCTCGCTGCTCGGACAGGAACTCGAGGTTCCCAACATCGTCTCGGTGGTTCACGACGCCGACCACATGGAACTGTTCCGCCGAATCGGCGTCCACACGATGCAGAACCCGCAGCGACTCATCGCCGAGTATCTCTACCGGGCGGTCAAGCGACCGTCCATCATCGACTACATGCGCATCGGCGACGAGGCCGAAGTGTTCGAAATCAGCGTGGGTTCGGACGCCGCCATCGCCGGGAAGACCATCCAGCAGGCCGCCACGGAGGGCCTGCTCCCCGACGACATGCTCATCGTCGCCGTCGAACGCGACGACTCGAACAAGCCCGTCACGCCGCGCGGGAACACGGAAGTCCGTGCCGGTGACGTCCTGACGGTGTACTCCGAACGAGGTGCGACGCCGGAAGTGACCGACGTGTTCGGTCACTTCGAGGACCACGATACCCACCCGGACGACGCCTGA
- the glp gene encoding gephyrin-like molybdotransferase Glp has protein sequence MSEEQPDRKESGFKDKTRVAEARERLLDAIAPHDRTEEVRLAAADGRVLAEEVVAARNVPHYPRAAMDGYAVRAEDTFGASDRSPEVLRDTDEVHPNAAVRVHTGSELPAGADAVVMIEQTDEFGSEVEVFDAVAEGENVAPVGEDVESGQRLYDPGHRLRPSDLGLLKSVGVDTVEVRERPTVGVIPTGEELVQSDPGPGEVVETNGLTVSRYVERWGGEATYRDVVTDDPDALRAAIQRDLTKDVVVTTGGSSVGERDLLPEVVSDLGEILFHGVALKPGHPVAVGVVEETPVVMLPGYPVACIVNAVQFLRPALKRVGGLPEQGFPTTEARLDRKIRSEPGIRTFARVQLENDEGGDGETSATPTRASGSGVLSSVALADGWVEVPEEREGIPEGETVEVQDWEWSA, from the coding sequence ATGAGCGAAGAGCAACCGGACCGAAAGGAGTCCGGATTCAAGGACAAAACTCGCGTCGCCGAGGCCCGCGAGCGCCTCCTCGACGCGATTGCGCCCCACGACCGGACCGAGGAGGTGCGACTCGCCGCCGCCGACGGCCGGGTGCTGGCCGAGGAGGTCGTCGCCGCGCGGAACGTCCCCCACTACCCGCGGGCCGCGATGGACGGCTACGCGGTCCGCGCCGAGGACACCTTCGGCGCGAGCGACCGGTCGCCCGAGGTGCTTCGAGACACGGACGAAGTCCACCCGAACGCCGCGGTCCGGGTCCACACCGGGAGCGAACTCCCCGCGGGCGCGGACGCCGTGGTGATGATAGAGCAGACGGACGAGTTCGGTTCCGAGGTCGAAGTCTTCGACGCCGTGGCCGAGGGCGAGAACGTCGCGCCGGTCGGCGAGGACGTGGAGTCGGGCCAGCGCCTCTACGACCCCGGCCACCGCCTGCGGCCCTCCGATTTGGGACTGCTCAAGTCGGTCGGGGTCGATACCGTCGAAGTCCGCGAGCGACCGACGGTCGGGGTAATTCCGACGGGCGAGGAACTGGTCCAGTCCGACCCCGGTCCGGGCGAAGTCGTCGAGACCAACGGCCTGACGGTCTCGCGCTACGTCGAGCGGTGGGGCGGCGAGGCGACCTACCGCGACGTGGTGACCGACGACCCGGACGCGCTCCGGGCGGCGATTCAGCGCGACCTGACGAAAGACGTGGTGGTGACGACGGGCGGGTCGTCGGTCGGCGAGCGCGACTTACTCCCCGAAGTCGTCTCGGACCTCGGCGAGATTCTGTTCCACGGAGTCGCACTCAAGCCCGGCCACCCGGTCGCCGTGGGCGTGGTCGAGGAGACGCCCGTCGTGATGTTGCCGGGCTATCCCGTGGCCTGCATCGTCAACGCGGTGCAGTTCCTCCGGCCCGCCCTCAAGCGGGTCGGCGGACTTCCCGAACAGGGGTTCCCGACGACCGAGGCGCGCCTCGACCGGAAAATTCGGAGCGAACCCGGAATTCGGACGTTCGCCCGAGTCCAACTGGAGAACGACGAGGGCGGAGACGGTGAGACGAGCGCCACGCCGACCCGGGCCTCCGGGTCCGGCGTGCTGTCGAGCGTCGCGCTCGCGGACGGGTGGGTCGAGGTGCCGGAAGAGCGAGAAGGGATTCCGGAGGGCGAAACCGTCGAGGTTCAGGACTGGGAGTGGTCGGCGTGA
- a CDS encoding HAD family hydrolase: protein MVAREYDYWLLDLDGTLIDVDWSYPRSVFDRVGDRLGREFTDREAEILWHGLGGNRNEQLREWGIDPEEFWPAFHDIEDPQRRAEETYLYDDAAFVGELDCPVGLVTHCQPFLANPVLDELDIRDWFDTVICCDEELGWKPDPAPLHHAMEQIGVHHDGHDGVYAGDGASDVGAAWNAGLDAIHVERHGHHRREQCVLGDYRVETFDELLATAGAD from the coding sequence ATGGTCGCCCGCGAGTACGATTACTGGTTGCTCGACTTGGACGGGACGCTCATCGACGTGGACTGGTCGTATCCGCGGTCGGTGTTCGACCGAGTAGGCGACCGTCTCGGTCGGGAGTTCACCGACCGGGAGGCGGAAATCCTCTGGCACGGACTCGGGGGGAACCGCAACGAGCAGTTGCGCGAGTGGGGCATCGACCCAGAGGAGTTCTGGCCCGCGTTCCACGACATCGAGGACCCCCAGCGCCGGGCGGAGGAGACGTACCTCTACGACGACGCGGCGTTCGTGGGCGAGTTAGACTGTCCGGTCGGTCTGGTGACCCACTGCCAACCGTTCCTCGCCAACCCCGTGCTCGACGAACTCGACATCCGCGACTGGTTCGACACTGTCATCTGCTGCGACGAGGAGTTGGGGTGGAAACCCGACCCCGCGCCCCTCCACCACGCGATGGAGCAGATAGGCGTCCATCACGACGGTCACGATGGCGTGTACGCCGGCGACGGCGCGAGCGACGTCGGCGCGGCGTGGAACGCGGGTCTCGACGCGATTCACGTCGAGCGCCACGGTCACCACCGACGCGAGCAGTGCGTCCTCGGCGACTACCGAGTCGAGACGTTCGACGAACTGCTGGCGACCGCCGGCGCGGACTGA
- a CDS encoding molybdopterin biosynthesis protein, which yields MTDRKEFRDLADPDDARDAIASLDLAPEPERVPLAEARGRVLAERIDAALDVPGFDRASMDGYAVRARDTFGADETDPAVLELAGTVHAGEEPDVAVSEGQAAEISTGAVMPEGADSVVMVERTDERDDGETVAVRTAVAPGDHVMLAGADVAAGERALGPGTRLTAREIGLLSALGVESVPVRGKPTVGIVSTGDELVRPGDEIDSAAGQIYDVNSYTVAAAVAEAGGDPELYPHAGDDYEEMERVLRTAAEECDLVLSSGSTSASAVDVIYEVIEERGELLVHGVAVKPGKPMLVGRLDVSEPRSDGSEDERSSGDSAYVGLPGYPVSALTIFRTFVAPAIRRAAGVPEPATATVEARMATEERYGEGRMRMMPVGLTETGGEEDDLLAYVVDKGSGATTSLVEADGVVEVPADTAYVAEGETVEVQLFSPDVRPPTVLGVGEDDPALARLLDALDRPRYLSVGSREGLRRLRDGVPDFAVTTGESDDDRGVAATELGSYERDWGLVVPAGNPEGISGLADLADRDLRFVNRGSDSGLRTSLGEALADLADERGVTRHDLVDAIEGFELAAKAHESPARKVADGQADAGLGLRATAEKLDLGFVHVGTETVRVLANPDRESKPGVSELAAALDDELDAVLSALPGFGR from the coding sequence ATGACCGACCGAAAGGAGTTCAGAGACCTCGCCGACCCGGACGACGCCAGAGACGCAATCGCATCGCTCGACCTCGCTCCCGAACCGGAACGGGTTCCGCTCGCCGAGGCCCGCGGCCGAGTCCTCGCCGAGCGAATCGACGCCGCCCTCGACGTGCCGGGGTTCGACCGTGCGAGCATGGACGGCTACGCCGTGCGGGCGCGCGACACCTTCGGCGCGGACGAGACCGACCCCGCGGTCCTCGAACTCGCCGGGACGGTCCACGCGGGCGAGGAACCCGATGTGGCGGTCAGCGAGGGCCAAGCCGCCGAAATCTCGACCGGCGCGGTGATGCCTGAGGGTGCGGACAGCGTGGTGATGGTCGAGCGAACCGACGAGCGAGACGACGGCGAGACCGTGGCGGTCCGCACCGCCGTCGCGCCGGGCGACCACGTGATGCTCGCGGGCGCGGACGTGGCCGCGGGCGAGCGAGCGCTCGGCCCCGGAACTCGACTCACGGCCCGCGAAATCGGCCTGCTGTCGGCGCTCGGCGTCGAGTCGGTCCCGGTCCGCGGCAAGCCGACGGTCGGCATCGTCTCGACCGGCGACGAGTTGGTCCGGCCCGGCGACGAGATAGACAGCGCGGCGGGCCAGATTTACGACGTGAACAGCTACACCGTCGCCGCTGCCGTCGCGGAGGCGGGCGGGGACCCCGAACTCTACCCCCACGCCGGAGACGACTACGAGGAGATGGAGCGCGTCCTCCGGACGGCCGCCGAGGAGTGCGACCTCGTGCTGTCGTCGGGGTCCACCAGCGCGAGCGCAGTGGACGTCATCTACGAAGTCATCGAGGAGCGGGGCGAACTGCTCGTCCACGGCGTGGCGGTCAAACCCGGCAAGCCGATGCTCGTCGGCCGACTCGACGTCTCCGAGCCACGCTCGGACGGCTCGGAAGACGAGCGGAGCTCCGGCGACTCCGCCTACGTCGGTCTGCCGGGCTACCCCGTCTCGGCGCTCACCATCTTCCGGACGTTCGTCGCGCCCGCGATTCGTCGCGCCGCGGGGGTACCGGAACCCGCCACCGCGACCGTCGAGGCCCGGATGGCGACCGAGGAACGCTACGGCGAGGGCCGGATGCGGATGATGCCCGTGGGCCTGACCGAGACCGGCGGTGAAGAAGACGACCTGCTGGCTTACGTCGTGGACAAGGGAAGCGGCGCGACCACCAGTCTCGTGGAGGCCGACGGCGTGGTCGAGGTCCCGGCCGACACCGCCTACGTCGCCGAGGGCGAGACGGTGGAGGTCCAGTTGTTCTCGCCCGACGTGCGCCCGCCGACGGTCCTCGGCGTCGGCGAGGACGACCCCGCCTTGGCGCGCCTGCTGGACGCGCTCGACCGACCGCGGTACCTCTCGGTCGGGTCGCGCGAGGGCCTCCGGCGACTCCGCGACGGCGTCCCCGACTTCGCGGTGACGACCGGCGAGTCGGACGACGACCGCGGCGTCGCGGCGACGGAACTCGGCTCCTACGAGCGCGACTGGGGGCTGGTCGTCCCCGCGGGTAACCCCGAGGGAATCTCCGGCCTCGCGGACCTCGCCGACCGCGACCTGCGGTTCGTCAATCGAGGGTCGGACTCGGGCCTGCGGACCAGTCTCGGCGAGGCGCTCGCCGACCTCGCCGACGAGCGCGGCGTGACCCGCCACGACCTCGTGGACGCCATCGAGGGGTTCGAGCTGGCAGCGAAGGCCCACGAGAGTCCCGCCAGAAAGGTCGCGGACGGGCAGGCCGACGCCGGACTCGGTCTGCGGGCGACCGCCGAGAAACTGGACCTCGGGTTCGTCCACGTCGGAACCGAGACGGTCCGCGTGCTGGCGAACCCCGACCGCGAGTCCAAGCCGGGCGTCAGCGAACTCGCGGCGGCGCTCGACGACGAGTTGGACGCAGTCCTGTCGGCGCTACCGGGATTCGGCCGGTGA
- a CDS encoding 4a-hydroxytetrahydrobiopterin dehydratase, producing MADLLSDDEIAAKLPDGWERVDDEIVRVFEFDDYLEGVAFATEVGELAEEEFHHPTIEIRYEEVEVRFTSHEEGGITDDDVHMAELTDDLR from the coding sequence ATGGCAGACCTACTTTCCGACGACGAGATAGCGGCCAAACTACCCGACGGGTGGGAGCGCGTCGACGACGAAATCGTCCGCGTGTTCGAGTTCGACGACTACCTCGAAGGCGTCGCCTTCGCCACCGAAGTCGGCGAACTCGCCGAGGAGGAGTTCCATCACCCCACGATAGAGATTCGCTACGAGGAGGTCGAGGTCCGGTTCACCAGCCACGAGGAGGGCGGCATCACCGACGACGACGTACACATGGCCGAACTGACCGACGACCTGCGCTAA
- a CDS encoding aminoglycoside phosphotransferase: protein MKTTEEDSARGNSLAQLRLGLQIILAIAFVVLFVVVGATPGKWGLPLGITLAAFSVYWMFRDRIERHLTGPQEWGLFALSGVLVVVAAIVENVELTDEMVLSIVSFLGVSVIFGYRAVKSR, encoded by the coding sequence ATGAAAACAACTGAAGAGGACAGCGCTAGGGGAAACAGTTTAGCGCAACTCCGACTCGGATTACAAATAATACTCGCAATCGCCTTCGTAGTTCTATTCGTCGTAGTCGGGGCGACACCCGGCAAATGGGGTCTCCCCCTCGGCATCACACTAGCAGCCTTTTCGGTGTACTGGATGTTTCGTGACCGAATCGAACGGCACCTGACCGGTCCGCAGGAGTGGGGATTGTTCGCACTTTCGGGCGTTCTCGTGGTCGTCGCCGCCATCGTAGAGAATGTCGAACTCACCGACGAAATGGTTCTTAGTATAGTCAGTTTCCTCGGTGTCTCCGTGATATTCGGCTATCGAGCCGTCAAGAGTCGGTGA
- the lwrS gene encoding LWR-salt protein yields the protein MDARYVFAVRFRLEAETEGVSVGPDEFETRLYRAADPPGEDGWLFFRDNLWRGEINDDRHFRRLVEEELGVNVVSAEYRALETDEEYLAALKDEIRDDLATFKADSVSEVLNKYLGSSLEVDKG from the coding sequence ATGGACGCCAGATACGTCTTCGCCGTGCGGTTCCGACTCGAAGCCGAGACCGAGGGCGTCTCGGTCGGACCCGACGAGTTCGAGACCCGTCTCTACCGGGCGGCGGACCCGCCCGGCGAGGACGGGTGGCTGTTCTTCCGCGACAACCTCTGGCGCGGGGAGATAAACGACGACCGTCACTTCCGGCGACTGGTCGAGGAGGAACTGGGCGTGAACGTAGTGTCGGCGGAGTACCGCGCGCTGGAGACCGACGAGGAGTATTTGGCCGCGCTGAAAGACGAGATACGCGACGACCTCGCGACGTTCAAGGCGGACTCCGTCTCGGAGGTGCTGAACAAGTATCTCGGCAGTTCGCTGGAGGTCGATAAGGGGTAG
- a CDS encoding TrkH family potassium uptake protein: MSANRTVRRIPADLSIIARDVGSLLAMEAGLMAISVGVALVFTEWYGALSFLLAAGITAAVGLGARRAFADAPEPRMKHGMIIAATGWFCVAVFGALPFLLMAYLTPSQVMQSYVSSAPESATYEAVTVFGATSRSSLVYFRNPLHAFFESMSGWTGSGLTMAVHEPTLPRTIQWWRSFMQWVGGVGVIVLTTAILARPGSGSYALYRSEAREEKIHPSIISTVQTVWKIFVLYTALAVLAMFVAISLSDYGSQLPTWQAFWQALNHAMTGLSTGGFSVTDNSIATYDSPLIETVLLPIMALGAIAFPIHYVVLSNRDAEPLWEDLQTRWLFILFGVGIVVLSLQNAAAVTSAFEATNYAGLQTVGLSAAQATAIRDSVFQWVSALSCTGFQSSGIGDWKPGGKLLLSIAMVVGGAAGSTVGGIKIIRAYTIGRGIVWQFSRVFLPESAVVTANINGRNLGRNEMEREFSEAAIVSLLWIGLLVASSIVLVNVADPSYGLSDVLFEVASAQGNVGLSSGITGPAMPSLAEGMFILNMWVGRLEIIPVLVFARSILYGLNPR, encoded by the coding sequence ATGTCGGCGAACAGAACTGTCCGCCGGATTCCGGCGGACCTCTCCATCATCGCGCGAGACGTGGGTTCGCTGCTCGCCATGGAGGCGGGACTGATGGCCATCAGCGTCGGCGTTGCCCTCGTCTTCACCGAGTGGTACGGCGCGCTGTCGTTCCTCCTCGCCGCCGGTATCACCGCCGCGGTCGGTCTGGGCGCGCGCCGGGCCTTCGCGGACGCCCCCGAACCCCGGATGAAACACGGGATGATAATCGCGGCCACCGGGTGGTTCTGCGTCGCGGTCTTCGGCGCGCTTCCGTTCCTGCTGATGGCGTATCTCACCCCGTCGCAGGTCATGCAGTCGTACGTCTCCTCGGCCCCCGAATCGGCCACCTACGAGGCCGTGACGGTCTTCGGCGCGACGTCGCGCTCCAGTCTGGTCTACTTCAGGAACCCGCTCCACGCCTTCTTCGAGAGCATGAGCGGGTGGACCGGGTCGGGACTGACGATGGCCGTCCACGAACCGACGCTCCCGCGGACGATTCAGTGGTGGCGGTCGTTCATGCAGTGGGTCGGCGGCGTGGGCGTCATCGTCCTCACCACCGCCATCCTCGCGCGTCCGGGAAGCGGGAGCTACGCGCTCTACCGGAGCGAGGCCCGCGAGGAGAAGATTCACCCGAGCATCATCTCGACGGTCCAGACGGTCTGGAAGATATTCGTCCTCTACACCGCGCTCGCGGTCCTCGCCATGTTCGTCGCCATCTCGCTGTCGGACTACGGGTCGCAGTTACCGACGTGGCAGGCGTTCTGGCAGGCGCTCAATCACGCCATGACCGGGCTATCGACCGGCGGGTTCTCGGTCACGGACAACTCCATCGCCACCTACGACTCGCCGCTCATCGAGACGGTGCTGCTCCCGATAATGGCGCTCGGAGCCATCGCCTTCCCGATTCACTACGTGGTCCTCTCGAACCGCGACGCCGAACCCCTGTGGGAGGACCTCCAGACGCGGTGGCTGTTCATCCTGTTCGGCGTCGGCATCGTCGTCCTCTCGCTCCAGAACGCGGCGGCCGTCACGTCGGCGTTCGAAGCGACGAACTACGCCGGACTCCAGACGGTCGGTCTCTCGGCGGCGCAGGCCACCGCAATCCGCGATTCGGTGTTCCAGTGGGTGAGCGCCCTCTCGTGTACCGGCTTCCAGTCGTCGGGCATCGGCGACTGGAAACCCGGCGGAAAGCTCCTCCTCTCGATTGCGATGGTCGTCGGCGGGGCCGCCGGTTCGACGGTGGGCGGTATCAAAATCATCCGCGCGTACACCATCGGTCGCGGTATCGTCTGGCAGTTCTCCCGGGTGTTCCTGCCCGAGAGCGCGGTCGTCACTGCGAACATAAACGGTCGGAACCTCGGTCGAAACGAGATGGAACGGGAGTTCAGCGAGGCGGCCATCGTCAGTCTGCTTTGGATAGGGCTACTGGTCGCTAGTTCCATCGTGCTGGTGAACGTCGCCGACCCCAGTTACGGCCTGTCGGACGTACTGTTCGAGGTGGCGAGCGCGCAGGGCAACGTGGGCCTGTCGTCGGGCATCACCGGTCCCGCCATGCCGTCGCTGGCCGAGGGTATGTTCATCCTCAACATGTGGGTCGGCCGCCTCGAAATCATCCCCGTGCTGGTGTTCGCCCGCTCGATTCTCTACGGGCTGAACCCGCGGTGA